One Actinomadura viridis genomic region harbors:
- a CDS encoding PSP1 domain-containing protein, which translates to MVMAVSFTRYGRLYYLDPGSHSPRVGDKVLVPTDAGPEVAECVWAPQWVSEDIDGLPVCAGPATEEHLARDEDNRRRRAEGRTIAKRLIRRHELPMKVIGVDFLDTENVFKIYFTAPHRVDFRALVRDLARNIKARVELRQVGPRDEARLQGGIGPCGRDLCCATFLKDFEPVSVRMAKEQDLPVNPLRIAGACGRLMCCLKYEHPLYVKAHERMPALGSRVETPSGPGQVVGRNVPSDSVTVRLNSGGRCSCPSASVCSPRRQHDEFHDPGGDA; encoded by the coding sequence ATGGTGATGGCTGTCAGTTTCACCCGCTACGGGCGCCTCTACTACCTCGATCCCGGCTCGCACTCGCCCCGGGTGGGCGACAAGGTGCTGGTCCCGACGGACGCCGGTCCCGAGGTCGCCGAGTGCGTCTGGGCGCCGCAGTGGGTGTCGGAGGACATCGACGGGCTGCCGGTCTGCGCGGGGCCGGCCACCGAGGAGCACCTCGCCCGGGACGAGGACAACCGGCGGCGGCGGGCCGAGGGCCGGACCATCGCCAAGCGCCTGATCCGCAGGCACGAGCTGCCGATGAAGGTCATCGGCGTGGACTTCCTCGACACCGAGAACGTCTTCAAGATCTACTTCACCGCGCCCCACCGGGTGGACTTCCGCGCGCTCGTCCGCGACCTGGCCCGCAACATCAAGGCCCGCGTGGAGCTACGCCAGGTGGGGCCGCGCGACGAGGCCCGCCTCCAGGGCGGCATCGGTCCCTGCGGCCGTGACCTGTGCTGCGCCACGTTCCTCAAGGACTTCGAGCCGGTCTCGGTGCGCATGGCCAAGGAGCAGGACCTGCCGGTCAACCCGCTGCGGATCGCCGGGGCCTGCGGCCGCCTGATGTGCTGCCTCAAGTACGAGCACCCGCTCTACGTCAAGGCGCACGAGCGGATGCCCGCCCTCGGCTCGCGGGTGGAGACGCCCAGCGGTCCCGGCCAGGTCGTCGGCCGCAACGTCCCCTCCGACAGCGTCACGGTCCGGCTCAACAGCGGGGGACGCTGCTCCTGCCCGTCGGCCTCGGTGTGCTCGCCGCGGCGGCAGCACGACGAGTTCCACGACCCCGGCGGCGACGCGTAG
- a CDS encoding DUF6411 family protein produces MVIAGIIAVCAVLLVLAFLVPRLSRHPERGTQRVLGTGSRAGGKAPGSIGRLLSKPFRSSSRAVSRSGAAGRRARGRSPF; encoded by the coding sequence ATGGTCATCGCCGGCATCATCGCGGTCTGCGCCGTCCTGCTCGTCCTCGCGTTCCTGGTGCCGAGGCTCTCGCGCCACCCCGAGCGCGGGACCCAGCGCGTGCTGGGCACCGGCTCCCGTGCGGGCGGCAAGGCCCCCGGGTCGATCGGGCGGCTGCTGAGCAAGCCGTTCCGCAGCTCGTCGCGGGCCGTGAGCCGCAGCGGGGCGGCCGGGCGGCGCGCCCGTGGCCGCTCCCCCTTCTAG
- a CDS encoding ferredoxin reductase, with protein MTITHPTGPQDLVSAAARGRRPARPARRLAAAARRLTTPLLPEDYLALINPLWSATDPRGRVEAVRHEAPGAVSLLIRPGVTWPGHRPGQWLKIGVDIDGVRHWRTFSLSSPPRPDGRITITVKAGPDGLVSRHLVHGIRPGAIVRLAPPEGEFTLPSPPPPRVLFLTAGSGITPVMAMLRDPAVRAALPDAVLVHSARTPDEVIFGAELRATARRLPGLRLHERHTATEGRLALAELDGLCPDWAERETWACGPAGLLDAVSAHWQEAGAAGRLHLERFQPVLRAAGDGTGGGRVRFAASGIETDAGADTPLLEAGENAGALLPSGCRMGICHSCVGRLRSGRVRDLRTGRTHGEEGHLVQTCVSAAAGPVEIDL; from the coding sequence TTGACCATCACGCATCCCACCGGACCTCAGGACCTCGTGTCCGCGGCGGCGCGGGGCCGGAGGCCCGCGAGACCGGCGCGGCGGCTGGCCGCCGCCGCGCGCCGGCTGACCACCCCGCTGCTGCCCGAGGACTACCTCGCCCTGATCAACCCGCTCTGGTCCGCCACCGACCCGCGCGGCCGGGTCGAGGCCGTCCGGCACGAGGCGCCCGGCGCGGTGTCGCTGCTGATCAGGCCCGGTGTCACCTGGCCGGGGCACCGGCCGGGCCAGTGGCTGAAGATCGGCGTGGACATCGACGGCGTGCGGCACTGGCGCACGTTCTCGCTGTCCTCCCCGCCGCGCCCCGACGGCCGGATCACGATCACCGTCAAGGCCGGTCCGGACGGGCTGGTGTCGCGGCACCTGGTCCACGGGATCCGGCCCGGCGCGATCGTCCGGCTGGCACCGCCGGAGGGCGAGTTCACGCTGCCCTCGCCGCCGCCCCCGCGGGTGCTGTTCCTGACGGCCGGGAGCGGCATCACGCCGGTCATGGCCATGCTGCGCGACCCCGCCGTCCGCGCCGCCCTGCCCGACGCCGTCCTGGTGCACTCCGCGCGCACTCCGGACGAGGTCATCTTCGGCGCCGAACTGCGTGCGACGGCCCGGCGGCTGCCGGGCCTGCGGCTGCACGAACGGCACACCGCCACGGAGGGACGTCTCGCGCTCGCCGAGCTCGACGGCCTGTGCCCCGACTGGGCGGAACGCGAGACCTGGGCGTGCGGGCCCGCGGGCCTGCTCGACGCGGTCTCCGCGCACTGGCAGGAGGCCGGGGCGGCCGGACGGCTGCACCTCGAACGCTTCCAGCCCGTGCTGCGGGCGGCCGGGGACGGCACGGGCGGCGGGCGGGTCCGGTTCGCCGCGAGCGGGATCGAGACCGACGCGGGCGCGGACACCCCGCTGCTGGAGGCCGGGGAGAACGCCGGGGCGCTGCTGCCCAGCGGGTGCCGGATGGGCATCTGCCACAGCTGCGTCGGCCGGCTGCGGTCCGGGCGGGTGCGCGACCTGCGCACCGGCCGGACGCACGGCGAGGAGGGCCACCTGGTGCAGACCTGCGTCTCGGCCGCAGCGGGGCCCGTGGAGATCGACCTGTGA
- a CDS encoding fatty acid desaturase family protein — protein MTITGPSTTGTSTTGPSTTGTSTSGTSTTVAHLGPADYEAIGRELDSIRDEITAGLGERDAAYIHRVIRWQRGLEIGGRTLLMASSLPPAWLAGTATLAVAKILENMEIGHNVMHGQWDWMRDPKIHSTTWEWDNVAPAEQWKHSHNVVHHTYTNILGKDKDVGYGILRVSPEQPWHWVYLPQPLVNVLLAMFFEYGVAVHDLEIDKVLAGRNDPEETRAKLRAIGRKIRRQWTKDYLAFPLLSGPQFMSTLAAGFTANVIRNVWSHAVIFCGHFPGDVEVFTEDRLDGETRGEWYVRQLLGSANISGGPLLHLMTGNLSHQIEHHLFPDLPSNRYAEIAPRVRALCEKYDLPYHTGPLAKQVGSTWKKIVRYAFPGPRRSAPRPRTAARKPAAA, from the coding sequence ATGACCATCACCGGCCCGTCCACCACGGGCACGTCCACCACCGGCCCGTCCACCACGGGCACGTCCACCAGCGGCACGTCCACCACCGTGGCGCATCTCGGCCCGGCGGACTACGAGGCGATCGGCCGCGAGCTGGACTCCATCCGGGACGAGATCACCGCCGGCCTCGGCGAACGCGACGCGGCCTACATCCATCGGGTCATCCGGTGGCAGCGCGGCCTGGAGATCGGCGGGCGGACGCTGCTGATGGCGTCGTCCCTGCCGCCCGCCTGGCTGGCCGGGACCGCGACGCTGGCCGTCGCCAAGATCCTGGAGAACATGGAGATCGGCCACAACGTCATGCACGGCCAGTGGGACTGGATGCGCGACCCCAAGATCCACTCCACCACCTGGGAGTGGGACAACGTCGCGCCGGCCGAGCAGTGGAAGCACTCCCACAACGTCGTCCATCACACCTACACCAACATCCTCGGCAAGGACAAGGACGTCGGGTACGGCATCCTGCGGGTCTCGCCCGAGCAGCCGTGGCACTGGGTGTACCTGCCGCAGCCCCTGGTCAACGTGCTGCTGGCGATGTTCTTCGAGTACGGCGTCGCGGTGCACGACCTGGAGATCGACAAGGTCCTCGCGGGCCGGAACGACCCGGAGGAGACGCGGGCGAAGCTGCGCGCCATCGGCCGCAAGATCCGCCGCCAGTGGACCAAGGACTACCTGGCGTTCCCCCTGCTGAGCGGGCCGCAGTTCATGAGCACGCTGGCCGCCGGGTTCACCGCGAACGTGATCCGCAACGTCTGGTCGCACGCGGTCATCTTCTGCGGGCACTTCCCCGGTGACGTGGAGGTCTTCACCGAGGACCGGCTCGACGGCGAGACCCGGGGCGAGTGGTACGTCCGGCAGCTGCTGGGCTCGGCCAACATCAGCGGCGGCCCGCTCCTGCACCTGATGACCGGCAACCTCAGCCACCAGATCGAGCACCACCTCTTCCCCGACCTGCCCAGCAACCGGTACGCCGAGATCGCTCCGCGGGTGCGGGCCCTGTGCGAGAAGTACGACCTGCCGTACCACACCGGCCCCCTCGCCAAGCAGGTCGGCAGCACGTGGAAGAAGATCGTCCGGTACGCGTTCCCGGGGCCGCGCCGGTCCGCGCCCCGTCCGCGGACCGCGGCCCGGAAGCCCGCGGCGGCCTGA